ctgctcgccccagctgtcttccctccctctctgctggtGGTGGGCTAATAAAGCTGACTTTCTGGTTGATGCATCAATCCTGTGTGGTCTCCGTTCCTGAGCTGATGGGAGGGGAATTGGAGGTGCCTCCCAGGAATCTTCTGGGACCTCACAGCCTGAGGGATGCAGGAAAGAGCCAAGCTCAGAAGAGCTTGTAGGGTCTTCCTCGAAGACCTGCATGCTGTCGGGGGAGTGGGAGTTGGGACATAGGATGGGAGGGAGCTCGCTCGTGTTGGCAGATGCTGTGGGAGACGTTTTACAGCAGCTCTTCCCTCCGACTCACCTGGCGAccctgggagggggctgtggcCAGGCTCATCGTGGTGCTTAATGTCACACAGACATGAAGTGGCACAACTGTGGCTCAGGTCTGTCCAGCTGCAAAGTCCATGCCTTTCTTTTATACGGCTCTATCTTTTTAGGTATTTTAACCCAAGACTCCCAAGCTTGAGCTCCTAACTCTACCCCTTGGAGCCTCACCTTTGCACACAATGATTTTAGCGTTGGATGGTGGAGGGAGAGCCTTCTGCCTTGGGGGTGGTGTCCACGGTTAGGACTGAATCTTTCTTCTTCCAACCTGCTCCCCCTCATCACTCCCATCAactccctcctcttcctcgttCCCCTCAGCCAGTGAATCGTGTGCCAGCGAGTCCCCTAGAAATATCTGTCACCCCTGCTTCCTCTTCATACCCACAGCCACTGCCGCCATCAGACTTGCTTCCTCACTCCCTAGAGCTGGGCCCAGCCTACTAATTGGAGTCCCTTGCTGTccatctcccccaccctcactTCTACCTAAGGGCCTTTCTAACGAGAATGTGGTACAGATCAAGAATAAGGAGGCCATCAGGACCCCTCCGT
The window above is part of the Physeter macrocephalus isolate SW-GA unplaced genomic scaffold, ASM283717v5 random_12570, whole genome shotgun sequence genome. Proteins encoded here:
- the LOC129391985 gene encoding keratin, type I cuticular Ha1-like; its protein translation is MLLDVKTRLEQEIATYRRLLEGEDAHLSSQHPSGQDYVSCEGKAPEGPGAAFAHPPASPPEVLGPAPARPSCLPSLSAGGGLIKLTFWLMHQSCVVSVPELMGGELEVPPRNLLGPHSLRDAGKSQAQKSL